The region TAAGAAACTGTTTGAGAAAATGTATCTGGAATATGAGGTATACCTGAGAAGGATAGCTTATGTAAACGATATTCCTGTGGATTATATTGAGGATGTGGTACAGGATACATTTGTCTCATATGCCCGGTATAAATATTCCCTGGATATGTCCGAGGAAAGTAAGAGGGCGCTGCTGATACGTATTCTGAAGAGCCGGTGTATGGATTTTCACCGAAAGATGAAGTACAGGAGCTATGGGGAATTGGACGAAGAGGCATATAACAGTGAGGATTATCCGGCACACGATAAGGCTGCCAATCTGCCGGATTTTGTAGTCAGCAAAGAGAGATGTCAGGCGCTTCTTAAGGAAATCGAGAGGATGCCTGAAAACTGGCGTCAGGTCGCGACGCTCAGATTGATAGAGGGACGGCCGACAAGGGAAGTATGCGCTATGCTGAATATTACAGAAAAGGCATGTTATTCCAGAGTCAGCCGTATCAGAAAGTACCTTGAAGAACTGCTAAAAAATGATAATTGGCCCTAACGTTATTTCACACATGATTCAATGAGAGATACAACTGTTTTAACGGCATTGTTCAAATTACTCTGCTCCATGGACTGTATATAGGAATTACGGTTTAGGTATAAATCGTTAATCGCGTCAAGCAGAGAGTCGTCAGACAATGCTTCCTCTTCCAGAACCTTACTGAATCCTTGTTTTGCAAAGGAATTGGCATTGAGAATCTGGTCTCCGCGGCTGGCCGCTGCTGACAGGGGGATGAGCAGATTCGGTTTGCGCAGTGCCAGAAGCTCGCAGATGGAATTGGCCCCAGCTCTTGATATGACAAGGTCGGCAGCCGCGAAAAGATGCTTTAGGGGAGCATCAACGTATTCATACTGTACATATCCGGCAGTTCCAATCAGACTTTCATCCAGATTGCCTTTGCCACAGATATGTATTACCTGATAGCTGGGCAGAAGCCTGGGGAGGATATTGCGGACCGCCGTATTTACAGCTACAGAGCCCAGACTTCCGCCAATGACAAGAAGTACAGGCTTGCTGGCAGTCAGGTGGGCATAAGTGAGCCCGGACAGCCGATCGCCCTGGAGCAGTTCCTCACGGATAGGGGAGCCTGTAAGTACGGCCTTGTCAGATGGAAGGTACTTAAGGGTCTCCGGGAAGTTACAGCAGACTTTAAGGGCAGAGGGAATGCAGATTTTGTTAGCCAAACCTGGCGTCATATCGGACTCATGTATGATGACAGGGATTTTATAGTGCTTGGCAGCGAGAACCACGGGAACTGCAACAAAACCGCCCTTAGAAAAAATTACATCCGGTTTATGGCGTTTTAAGAGCCGTCTGGCCTCCGCGTAACCCTTGACAACGCGGAACGGGTCGGAAAAATTCTTGATATCAAAGTATCTGCGCAGCTTGCCAGAGGATATGCCATCATAATGAATGCCCGCATTTTCAATCAGCTTGCGTTCCATACCCTGGTATGAACCGATATAGCGGATTTCGTAACCAGCTTCTTTTAATGAAGGGAGCAGGGCCAGATTGGGGGTAACGTGTCCGGCAGTACCGCCGCCGGTTAAAATGATTTTTTTCATAAAAACCTCCTAAAGAATATGATATGCTGGGGAAACCGGCATTCATAAACGTCTACTATTATAGTAAGCATTAAACGCAAAAAGTCAACCCTAAAGGCAAAGGGAACTTTAGGAGATTTGGTAAACAGAGGTGTCACGTGGGAGATTATAAAAGAGATTCAGAACAGGACAATTCTATGGACTGCCCGATTTGGGGAACGGATGATATATCAGATGAAGAACTGTTAAA is a window of Enterocloster clostridioformis DNA encoding:
- a CDS encoding RNA polymerase sigma factor, which encodes MKIEKMDTEDKKLFEKMYLEYEVYLRRIAYVNDIPVDYIEDVVQDTFVSYARYKYSLDMSEESKRALLIRILKSRCMDFHRKMKYRSYGELDEEAYNSEDYPAHDKAANLPDFVVSKERCQALLKEIERMPENWRQVATLRLIEGRPTREVCAMLNITEKACYSRVSRIRKYLEELLKNDNWP
- a CDS encoding undecaprenyldiphospho-muramoylpentapeptide beta-N-acetylglucosaminyltransferase; translation: MKKIILTGGGTAGHVTPNLALLPSLKEAGYEIRYIGSYQGMERKLIENAGIHYDGISSGKLRRYFDIKNFSDPFRVVKGYAEARRLLKRHKPDVIFSKGGFVAVPVVLAAKHYKIPVIIHESDMTPGLANKICIPSALKVCCNFPETLKYLPSDKAVLTGSPIREELLQGDRLSGLTYAHLTASKPVLLVIGGSLGSVAVNTAVRNILPRLLPSYQVIHICGKGNLDESLIGTAGYVQYEYVDAPLKHLFAAADLVISRAGANSICELLALRKPNLLIPLSAAASRGDQILNANSFAKQGFSKVLEEEALSDDSLLDAINDLYLNRNSYIQSMEQSNLNNAVKTVVSLIESCVK